One genomic region from Solwaraspora sp. WMMD792 encodes:
- a CDS encoding sigma-70 family RNA polymerase sigma factor, translating to MYAVASGWQAERIRPGATGNGSATARSTQRWQSIDGRAAERDDEPVTPRTAGSRQQAGTAESSHGDDLVRTLYAEHARPLLGFVLRLTGGDRQRAEDIVQETLLRAWRNAHRLGAQGQASLRPWLVTVARRIAIDDHRSEKARPTEEYDRDLESFAESDGTDQVLRQMTVADALRTLSQPHREILVETYFRGRTVPEAAAELGLPLGTAKSRVYYALRALRTALQQRGVTE from the coding sequence ATGTACGCGGTCGCCAGCGGCTGGCAGGCGGAGAGGATCCGGCCGGGGGCGACCGGCAACGGTTCGGCCACGGCCCGCAGTACGCAACGTTGGCAGAGCATCGACGGGAGGGCGGCCGAGCGCGATGATGAGCCGGTGACGCCACGGACCGCAGGGAGCCGGCAGCAGGCCGGGACAGCGGAGTCCAGCCACGGGGACGATCTCGTCCGCACACTGTACGCAGAGCACGCCCGGCCGCTGCTGGGATTCGTGTTACGGCTCACCGGGGGGGACCGGCAACGGGCCGAGGACATCGTCCAGGAGACACTGCTGCGGGCGTGGCGCAACGCCCACCGGCTCGGCGCGCAGGGCCAGGCGTCGCTGCGACCGTGGCTGGTGACCGTCGCCCGACGCATCGCGATCGACGACCACCGCAGCGAGAAGGCCCGACCGACCGAGGAGTACGACCGGGATCTGGAGAGCTTCGCCGAGTCCGACGGCACCGATCAGGTGCTGCGGCAGATGACCGTCGCCGACGCGTTGCGCACGCTCAGCCAGCCGCACCGGGAGATCCTGGTCGAGACGTACTTCCGCGGCCGCACGGTCCCGGAGGCGGCCGCGGAGCTAGGGCTGCCACTGGGTACCGCCAAGTCGCGGGTCTACTACGCGCTACGAGCGCTGCGGACGGCGCTGCAACAGCGGGGGGTTACAGAATGA
- a CDS encoding zf-HC2 domain-containing protein: protein MTRSAHWDVGAYALGALDADDVERFEEHLAGCWACAAELESLIPIVGLMSTVDIDQLEDSPVLPQSGPTGVNRAGGADDGDSGAPVPIRPTVRSDADQRRDHGQVRPLGHAGRSRRLFAGRPLQIAAGFVLLATLTGFSFFAGSAWSDGSATPQAGPQTSVSASPSPVDPQSGVGGPEVTGEKFNAVDPTTGVEADVVLEEAAWGTQVSFALRRVPGPMQCRIVVLRASGTAEVLSTWTVPEAGYGTAEQPAPLLLSTSTAAPRDDIERIQFQAVDQSGVATAIVTVPV, encoded by the coding sequence ATGACACGGTCCGCCCACTGGGACGTCGGAGCGTACGCGCTCGGCGCACTCGATGCCGACGACGTCGAGCGGTTCGAGGAGCATCTCGCCGGCTGCTGGGCCTGCGCGGCAGAGCTGGAGTCACTCATTCCGATCGTCGGGTTGATGTCCACCGTAGACATCGACCAGTTGGAGGACAGCCCCGTCCTCCCTCAGTCCGGCCCCACCGGTGTGAACCGGGCTGGTGGGGCGGACGACGGCGACAGCGGCGCGCCGGTACCGATCCGGCCGACCGTGCGGTCCGACGCCGACCAGCGTCGCGACCACGGTCAGGTCCGTCCGCTCGGCCACGCCGGTAGGTCCCGACGGCTGTTCGCGGGCCGCCCGCTACAGATCGCCGCCGGGTTCGTGCTGCTGGCGACGCTCACCGGTTTCTCGTTCTTCGCCGGGTCGGCCTGGTCAGATGGTTCGGCGACACCGCAGGCCGGGCCGCAGACGTCGGTCTCGGCCAGCCCGTCACCGGTCGATCCGCAGTCCGGGGTCGGTGGTCCGGAGGTCACCGGCGAGAAGTTCAACGCGGTCGACCCCACCACCGGGGTGGAGGCGGACGTGGTGCTGGAGGAAGCCGCGTGGGGCACCCAGGTGTCGTTCGCGCTACGCCGGGTGCCAGGTCCGATGCAGTGCCGGATCGTGGTGCTGCGGGCTTCCGGCACCGCCGAGGTGCTCTCCACCTGGACGGTGCCCGAGGCCGGGTACGGCACCGCGGAGCAACCCGCGCCGTTGCTGCTGAGCACGTCGACGGCGGCACCCCGGGACGACATCGAACGGATCCAGTTCCAGGCGGTCGACCAGTCCGGGGTCGCCACCGCGATCGTTACCGTACCGGTCTGA
- a CDS encoding extracellular solute-binding protein encodes MSVTLRRYAAVALASAVMLTATACGSDDADSDPDGPITLVVDIFGDAGFGYDELIEQYEADNPNVTVQQRGIGLGLGDYNTRLTQQITAGSGAGDVVAIEEGTMSQFFAQADKFVDLGEHGANELEGNFLPWKWEAGVLPDGKVLGLGTDVGGMALCYRSDLFEAAGLPTDRDEVGALWSSWDDFIAVGQEFKEATPDKAFVDSATSFYNLVLSQIAGEGTGYTYYDTENQFVMESNPDVKAAFDLTTDMIEAGLSNNLQSFSNEWNAGFKNATFATIACPAWMTGVIEGQAGPEAAGKWDIAKAPGNGGNWGGSFLAVPTSSKYQAAAAELVKYLTSPEGHVAAFEAVGNLPSSPQALADPKVAEAVNEYFSDAPTGEIFAAGASELKPVYLGPKNQAVRTAVENALRAVEQGQSPEEGWQDAITNGTAAGR; translated from the coding sequence ATGAGCGTCACGCTCCGGCGGTACGCCGCGGTCGCACTCGCCTCCGCTGTCATGTTGACGGCCACGGCCTGCGGCTCCGACGACGCCGATTCAGATCCGGACGGCCCGATCACCCTGGTCGTCGACATCTTCGGCGACGCAGGCTTCGGATACGACGAGTTGATCGAGCAGTACGAGGCCGACAACCCGAACGTCACCGTTCAGCAGCGAGGCATCGGCCTCGGCCTCGGCGACTACAACACCCGACTCACCCAGCAGATCACCGCCGGCTCCGGTGCCGGGGACGTGGTGGCGATCGAAGAGGGCACGATGTCGCAGTTCTTCGCCCAGGCCGACAAGTTCGTCGACCTCGGTGAGCACGGCGCCAACGAACTCGAGGGCAACTTCCTGCCGTGGAAGTGGGAAGCCGGCGTGCTGCCCGACGGCAAGGTGCTCGGGCTCGGCACCGACGTCGGCGGGATGGCCCTGTGCTACCGCTCGGACCTGTTCGAGGCGGCGGGTCTGCCGACCGACCGGGATGAGGTCGGCGCGCTCTGGTCGAGCTGGGACGACTTCATCGCGGTCGGCCAGGAGTTCAAGGAGGCCACGCCGGACAAGGCGTTCGTCGACTCGGCGACCAGCTTCTACAACCTGGTGCTGAGCCAGATCGCCGGCGAGGGCACCGGGTACACCTACTACGACACTGAGAACCAGTTCGTCATGGAGAGCAACCCGGACGTGAAGGCCGCGTTCGACCTCACCACCGACATGATCGAGGCAGGGCTGTCGAACAACCTGCAGTCGTTCTCCAACGAGTGGAACGCCGGCTTCAAGAACGCCACCTTCGCCACCATCGCCTGCCCGGCCTGGATGACCGGTGTCATCGAGGGCCAGGCCGGCCCGGAGGCCGCCGGCAAGTGGGACATCGCCAAGGCGCCGGGCAACGGCGGCAACTGGGGCGGTTCGTTCCTGGCGGTGCCGACCTCCAGCAAGTACCAGGCCGCCGCCGCCGAGTTGGTCAAGTACCTGACCAGCCCGGAGGGCCACGTCGCCGCCTTCGAGGCGGTCGGCAACCTGCCGTCGTCGCCGCAGGCGCTGGCCGACCCGAAGGTCGCCGAGGCGGTCAACGAGTACTTCTCCGACGCCCCGACCGGCGAGATCTTCGCCGCCGGTGCCAGTGAGCTCAAGCCGGTCTACCTCGGCCCGAAGAACCAGGCGGTCCGTACCGCGGTGGAGAACGCGCTGCGGGCGGTCGAGCAGGGCCAGTCGCCGGAAGAGGGGTGGCAGGACGCCATCACGAACGGCACGGCCGCCGGCCGATAA
- a CDS encoding fused MFS/spermidine synthase — MGRTRRTAPPAVQVDTGTARLVPDPDRRRAYTLLLDGTQQSHVDLDDPTHLEFEYVRRIAAAIDLAAPAGAPLRVLHLGGGGLTLPRYLAATRPGSSQRVVEIDAALTELVRRELPWPADRNLRVRVGDARSAVEQARTDSYDLVIADVFAGARTPARLTSVEFVTEVARVLAPGGQLLSNVADGPPLGWARQHLASVRQVLPGICLIADAAVLRQRRYGNLVVVAGRAAPDVGELTRRAAGDWFPSRVLHTAALDRLIGTASPIADATAQPSPPPPDGIFPGGR, encoded by the coding sequence ATGGGCCGTACCCGCAGGACAGCGCCGCCCGCGGTCCAGGTAGACACCGGCACCGCGCGGCTCGTCCCGGACCCGGACCGGCGGCGGGCGTACACCCTGCTGTTGGACGGCACCCAGCAGTCACACGTCGATCTCGACGATCCGACACACCTGGAGTTCGAGTACGTCCGCCGGATCGCCGCAGCGATCGACCTGGCCGCCCCGGCCGGTGCCCCGCTGCGGGTGCTGCACCTGGGCGGCGGTGGGCTGACCCTGCCGCGCTACCTGGCCGCCACCCGTCCCGGGTCGAGCCAGCGGGTGGTGGAGATCGACGCCGCGTTGACCGAGCTGGTCCGCCGCGAACTGCCCTGGCCGGCCGACCGCAATCTGCGGGTCCGGGTCGGTGACGCGCGGTCCGCCGTCGAGCAGGCTCGTACGGACAGCTACGACCTGGTGATCGCGGACGTGTTCGCCGGTGCCCGCACTCCGGCACGGCTGACCTCGGTCGAGTTCGTCACCGAGGTCGCCCGGGTACTCGCACCCGGCGGTCAGCTGCTGTCCAACGTGGCGGACGGCCCGCCGTTGGGCTGGGCCCGCCAGCATCTGGCGTCGGTACGGCAGGTGCTGCCCGGCATCTGCCTGATCGCCGACGCGGCGGTGCTGCGCCAGCGCCGGTACGGCAATCTGGTGGTGGTCGCCGGACGCGCCGCGCCGGACGTCGGAGAGCTGACCCGGCGGGCCGCCGGTGACTGGTTTCCCAGCCGGGTGCTGCATACTGCGGCGCTGGACCGGTTGATCGGGACGGCGTCGCCGATCGCCGACGCGACCGCGCAGCCGTCGCCGCCGCCACCGGACGGAATTTTTCCCGGCGGACGTTGA
- a CDS encoding plasmid pRiA4b ORF-3 family protein — MPRQIFHLLVTLSDIAPPVWRRVQVPGGYTLDRVHRVIQHAMGWRDCHLHSFEINGAQYGEPDPAGELLLRDELDTRLDAVATKGARFRYTYDFGDWWEHDVVVEDVTAPEPDVRYPLCVDGDQACPPEDVGGAFGYTEFRAAIADPAHPRHAEMADWVSATFDRFGFDPARVTTLLRRLT, encoded by the coding sequence ATGCCCCGTCAGATCTTCCACCTGCTGGTCACCCTGTCCGACATCGCGCCGCCGGTGTGGCGCCGCGTCCAGGTGCCGGGCGGGTACACGCTCGACCGGGTGCACCGGGTGATTCAGCACGCGATGGGCTGGCGCGACTGCCACCTGCACTCGTTCGAGATCAACGGAGCGCAGTACGGCGAGCCGGATCCGGCCGGGGAACTGCTGCTGCGTGACGAACTGGACACCCGGTTGGACGCCGTGGCCACCAAGGGGGCCCGGTTCCGCTACACGTACGACTTCGGTGACTGGTGGGAGCACGACGTCGTCGTCGAGGACGTCACCGCGCCCGAACCGGACGTGCGCTATCCGCTCTGTGTCGACGGGGACCAGGCGTGCCCCCCAGAGGACGTCGGTGGTGCCTTCGGGTACACCGAGTTCCGGGCCGCGATCGCCGATCCGGCGCATCCGCGTCACGCCGAGATGGCCGACTGGGTGAGCGCGACGTTCGATCGGTTCGGGTTCGACCCGGCGCGGGTCACCACCCTGCTGCGCCGGCTGACCTGA
- a CDS encoding ATP-binding protein yields the protein MSDTTPEGAPVGRVLGTADATPLQFWTAVGPGSYLQLDDVVVTRRELPGTEPVTIAGVVTQVRARHEGAQFDSDVFAIADGTLPAQVQEAAEITATRVDPEIYVPPEPGAPVWRAEGDARARALHFDRMERRIPMGTGRDGVPVYLNADFLDGQRGAHVSISGISGVATKTSFATFLLYSVFRSGTLGGDAVNAKALIFNVKGEDLLFLDHPNVRLDEATTAAYAKLGLPAGAFPDVRVYAPPRAGDASGTPDVTSRLTGVDSFYWTVAEFCDQRLLPYVFADADDERQQYTMVVHAVTAYLHRHAQPADGGISIDGRRIGSYGDLVDHIVDQLGDEETRAAWAGSAVGMGTVNAFARRLISSKRDLARLIRGDLAARRPHQINTAESAQVTVVDLHNLPDRAQRFVVGVTLKGEFERKERAGTAKPLLFVVLDELNKYAPRDGSSPIKEVLLDIAERGRSLGVILIGAQQTASEVERRIVTNSAVRVVGRLDPAEASRPEYGFLPAVQRQRVLLAKPGTMFVNQPDIPVPLCLEFPFPAWATRSSEAGDAPSGTLRSIVQAADPFAVVGGRSTGDDDIPF from the coding sequence ATGAGTGACACAACACCGGAGGGTGCGCCGGTGGGCCGGGTGCTGGGTACCGCCGACGCCACCCCACTGCAGTTCTGGACCGCGGTCGGCCCCGGCAGCTATCTGCAACTGGACGACGTCGTGGTGACCCGCCGCGAGCTGCCGGGCACCGAGCCGGTGACCATCGCCGGGGTGGTCACCCAGGTCCGGGCCCGCCACGAAGGGGCGCAGTTCGACTCCGACGTGTTCGCCATCGCCGACGGCACCCTGCCCGCCCAGGTGCAGGAGGCCGCCGAGATCACCGCCACCCGGGTCGATCCGGAGATCTACGTACCGCCGGAGCCGGGCGCCCCGGTGTGGCGGGCCGAAGGCGACGCCCGCGCCCGCGCCCTGCACTTCGACCGGATGGAGCGCCGGATCCCGATGGGCACCGGCCGCGACGGGGTGCCGGTCTACCTCAACGCCGACTTCCTCGACGGCCAGCGCGGCGCACACGTGTCCATCTCCGGCATCTCCGGCGTCGCCACCAAGACCAGCTTCGCCACGTTCCTGCTCTACTCGGTGTTCCGCTCCGGCACTCTCGGCGGCGACGCGGTCAACGCCAAGGCGCTGATCTTCAACGTCAAGGGCGAGGACCTGCTCTTCCTCGACCATCCCAACGTCCGGCTCGACGAGGCGACGACCGCCGCGTACGCCAAGCTCGGCCTGCCCGCCGGCGCCTTCCCGGACGTACGGGTGTACGCCCCGCCGCGCGCCGGCGACGCCTCCGGCACCCCCGACGTGACCAGCCGGCTCACCGGCGTGGACAGCTTCTACTGGACGGTCGCCGAGTTCTGCGACCAGCGGCTGCTGCCGTACGTGTTCGCCGACGCCGACGACGAACGCCAGCAGTACACGATGGTGGTGCACGCGGTCACCGCGTACCTGCACCGGCACGCGCAGCCGGCCGACGGCGGCATCAGCATCGACGGCCGACGGATCGGCTCGTACGGGGATCTGGTCGACCACATCGTCGACCAGCTCGGCGACGAGGAGACCCGGGCGGCGTGGGCCGGCTCGGCGGTCGGCATGGGCACGGTGAACGCCTTCGCCCGCCGGCTGATCAGCAGCAAACGCGACCTGGCCCGGCTGATTCGCGGCGATCTGGCCGCCCGTCGCCCGCACCAGATCAACACCGCCGAGAGCGCCCAGGTCACCGTCGTCGACCTGCACAACCTGCCGGACCGGGCACAGCGGTTCGTGGTCGGCGTGACCCTCAAGGGCGAGTTCGAGCGCAAGGAGCGGGCCGGCACCGCCAAGCCGCTGCTGTTCGTCGTGCTCGACGAGCTCAACAAGTACGCCCCCCGGGACGGGTCGTCGCCGATCAAGGAGGTGCTGCTCGACATCGCCGAGCGGGGCCGCTCGCTCGGGGTGATCCTGATCGGTGCCCAGCAGACCGCCAGCGAGGTGGAGCGGCGGATCGTCACCAACTCGGCGGTCCGGGTGGTCGGCCGGCTCGACCCGGCCGAGGCGTCCCGGCCGGAGTACGGCTTCCTGCCGGCGGTGCAGCGGCAGCGGGTGCTGCTGGCCAAGCCGGGCACGATGTTCGTCAACCAGCCGGACATCCCGGTCCCGCTGTGCCTGGAGTTCCCGTTCCCGGCCTGGGCCACCCGCTCGTCGGAGGCCGGCGACGCGCCGTCGGGCACACTGCGCTCGATCGTGCAGGCCGCTGACCCGTTCGCGGTGGTCGGCGGCCGGTCCACCGGCGACGACGACATCCCGTTCTAA
- a CDS encoding SMC family ATPase, translating to MRPLRLDLAGFTVFREETTVDFTDADFFALVGPTGSGKSSILDAICFALYGVVPRWGSSRGIASALAPSATEARVRLVFESAGSRYVATRVIRRDSRGAVKTGNAGLQLMPPGFDVTRLDTGMSPDDLGEVLAGTPAEMEQAVLDAVGLPYEQFTTCVLLPQGRFADFLHAKPATRQQILVNLLGLHVYERVRERATARAGAAEAAVAAVDQLLGGLADADEAAVAAAAGQVDAMRALATAVDAALPRLAQAQQAVATAADQVTALDDEVGLLAGVAAPAAAARLADQAAAARVAAVDADRAVADAEEREEKVRAELAAIGDPADRRLLLQTHAERDRVAAESAELAPALAAAQAEQVASQAALRSARSAAEAADRELDRARQTYQEAQSADLAAALRHELVAGADCPVCAQPVSTVPPVPAGSRVAEAKSAGQAARAAADQARQAVTEAEQSLRGVERAVDRARVRAEQLTARLAQLDARLSDSPGADALRTDLATVDRLQRALDDAGGQVRRAREAARQAQRAAVTGEQRLQAGWREFDAGRDAVARLAPPAADRTDLAAAWTLLTDWAHQLLAERRTARAEADARLASARSAASGVAADIDALFVAAELAPPAGADPAGYRQAAALAVQRAQTDHERITERFAQAGELRGRRADQERQAQLARTLAGHLRANNFERWLLVEALDLLVDGASRILRELSSGQYELVHDAGEFFVVDHHDAGLRRGVRTLSGGETFQASLALALSLSEQLAGMSASAASLESIVLDEGFGSLDAATLDTVAATLEGLAARGDRMVGLVTHVPALAERVPVRFEVSKDARTARVRRSGL from the coding sequence GTGAGGCCGCTACGGCTGGACCTGGCCGGATTCACCGTGTTCCGGGAGGAGACCACGGTCGACTTCACCGACGCCGACTTCTTCGCCCTCGTCGGGCCGACCGGGTCGGGCAAGTCCAGCATCCTCGACGCGATCTGTTTCGCCCTGTACGGCGTGGTGCCGCGCTGGGGCAGCAGCCGGGGCATCGCCTCCGCGCTGGCACCGTCGGCCACCGAGGCCCGGGTGCGGCTGGTGTTCGAGAGCGCCGGCAGCCGCTACGTCGCCACCCGGGTGATCCGCCGCGACTCGCGGGGCGCGGTCAAGACCGGCAACGCCGGCCTGCAGTTGATGCCGCCCGGGTTCGACGTGACCCGGCTGGACACCGGGATGAGCCCGGACGATCTCGGCGAGGTGCTGGCCGGCACGCCTGCCGAGATGGAGCAGGCCGTGCTGGACGCGGTCGGGCTGCCGTACGAGCAGTTCACCACCTGCGTGCTGCTGCCGCAGGGCCGGTTCGCCGACTTCCTGCACGCCAAGCCGGCCACCCGCCAGCAGATCCTGGTCAACCTGCTCGGGCTGCACGTCTACGAACGCGTCCGGGAGCGGGCCACCGCCCGGGCGGGGGCCGCCGAGGCGGCGGTGGCGGCGGTGGACCAGCTGCTCGGCGGCCTCGCCGACGCCGACGAGGCGGCGGTGGCGGCCGCGGCGGGTCAGGTCGACGCGATGCGGGCGTTGGCGACCGCGGTCGACGCCGCGCTGCCCCGGTTGGCGCAGGCCCAGCAGGCGGTGGCGACCGCGGCCGACCAGGTGACGGCCCTGGACGACGAGGTCGGGCTGTTGGCCGGCGTCGCCGCACCGGCGGCTGCCGCCCGGCTGGCCGATCAGGCGGCGGCCGCCCGGGTCGCCGCCGTCGACGCGGACCGGGCCGTCGCCGACGCCGAGGAACGCGAGGAGAAGGTCCGCGCCGAACTGGCCGCCATCGGTGACCCGGCCGACCGGCGGCTGCTGCTGCAGACACACGCCGAACGGGACCGGGTCGCCGCCGAATCGGCCGAGCTGGCTCCGGCGCTCGCCGCCGCGCAGGCCGAACAGGTCGCCAGCCAGGCGGCGCTGCGGTCGGCCCGGTCCGCCGCCGAGGCGGCGGACCGCGAGTTGGACCGCGCCCGGCAGACGTACCAGGAGGCGCAGTCCGCCGACCTGGCCGCCGCGTTACGCCACGAGCTCGTCGCCGGGGCGGACTGTCCGGTCTGCGCGCAGCCGGTGAGCACGGTGCCGCCGGTGCCGGCTGGGTCCCGGGTCGCCGAGGCGAAGTCCGCCGGTCAGGCCGCCCGGGCCGCCGCCGACCAGGCCCGCCAGGCGGTCACCGAGGCCGAGCAGTCGCTGCGCGGGGTGGAGCGGGCCGTCGACCGGGCCAGGGTACGGGCAGAGCAGCTGACCGCCCGGCTGGCGCAACTCGACGCCCGGTTGTCCGACTCGCCCGGCGCCGACGCGTTGCGCACCGATCTGGCCACGGTCGACCGGTTACAGCGCGCCCTCGACGACGCCGGTGGCCAGGTCCGCCGGGCCCGGGAGGCGGCCCGTCAGGCGCAACGCGCCGCCGTGACCGGCGAACAGCGGCTGCAGGCCGGCTGGCGGGAGTTCGACGCCGGCCGGGACGCCGTCGCCCGGCTGGCGCCACCGGCCGCCGACCGCACCGATCTGGCCGCAGCGTGGACGCTACTGACCGACTGGGCGCACCAGTTGCTCGCCGAGCGCCGCACGGCGCGGGCGGAGGCGGACGCTCGGCTGGCTTCGGCCCGGTCAGCGGCCAGCGGCGTCGCCGCCGACATCGACGCGCTGTTCGTCGCCGCCGAGCTGGCACCGCCGGCCGGTGCCGATCCGGCCGGCTACCGGCAGGCGGCCGCGCTGGCGGTCCAGCGGGCGCAGACCGACCACGAACGGATCACCGAACGGTTCGCCCAGGCAGGTGAGCTGCGCGGCCGGCGGGCCGACCAGGAGCGGCAGGCCCAGCTGGCCCGGACGTTGGCCGGGCACCTGCGGGCCAACAACTTCGAGCGGTGGCTGCTGGTCGAGGCGCTGGACCTGCTGGTCGACGGCGCGTCGCGGATCCTGCGGGAGCTCTCCAGCGGTCAGTACGAGCTGGTGCACGACGCCGGTGAGTTCTTCGTCGTCGACCACCACGACGCCGGACTGCGCCGCGGGGTACGCACCCTGTCCGGCGGGGAGACCTTCCAGGCGTCGCTGGCGCTCGCCCTGTCGTTGTCGGAACAACTGGCCGGGATGTCGGCCAGCGCCGCCAGTCTGGAGTCGATCGTGCTGGACGAGGGCTTCGGCTCACTGGACGCGGCCACCTTGGACACCGTCGCCGCGACCTTGGAAGGGCTCGCCGCCCGAGGTGACCGGATGGTCGGCCTGGTGACCCACGTCCCGGCGCTAGCCGAGCGGGTACCGGTCCGGTTCGAGGTCAGCAAGGACGCCCGTACGGCCCGGGTCCGGCGGAGCGGGCTGTGA
- a CDS encoding exonuclease SbcCD subunit D: MRILHTSDWHVGKVLKGQARLPEQIKVLARVVEIARTERPDLVIVAGDLYDTSAPGPDATRVVTRALTALRGTGADVVAIGGNHDNGAALDALRPWADAAGITMRGAVRDTPDEHVITGTTGDGERWRLVALPFLSQRYAVRATEMYQLTAAEANQTYADHIGRVLARLTEGFGEPGVVDLITAHLTVVGGRSGGGEREVHTVLGYAVPATVFPTGAHYVALGHLHRAQQLEAPCPVRYSGSPLPIDFGEEDNVGSVSIVDVTAGTAARVREVPVDAATPLRTVRGTLDELAAGEYGDAWLRVFIRETPRAGLREEVQALLPRALDVRIDPEFARSASAAGATRTPQRAGRAPGQLFADYLDARGHGDDDVRTLFDTLYEEVTSS, encoded by the coding sequence ATGCGGATCCTGCACACCTCCGACTGGCACGTCGGCAAGGTCCTCAAGGGACAGGCCCGGTTGCCCGAGCAGATCAAGGTGCTCGCCCGGGTGGTCGAGATCGCCCGTACCGAACGCCCGGACCTGGTGATCGTCGCCGGTGACCTGTACGACACCTCCGCTCCCGGACCGGACGCCACCCGGGTGGTCACCCGGGCGTTGACCGCGTTGCGCGGCACCGGCGCCGACGTGGTGGCGATCGGCGGCAACCATGACAACGGGGCCGCGCTGGACGCGCTGCGGCCGTGGGCCGACGCCGCCGGCATCACCATGCGCGGCGCCGTCCGGGACACCCCGGACGAGCACGTGATCACCGGCACCACCGGTGACGGCGAACGGTGGCGGCTGGTCGCGCTGCCGTTCCTGTCCCAGCGGTACGCCGTCCGGGCCACCGAGATGTATCAACTGACCGCGGCCGAGGCCAACCAGACGTACGCCGACCACATCGGACGGGTGCTCGCCCGGCTCACCGAAGGGTTCGGTGAGCCCGGTGTGGTCGATCTGATCACCGCCCACCTGACCGTGGTCGGTGGGCGGTCCGGCGGCGGCGAGCGGGAGGTGCACACCGTCCTCGGGTACGCCGTACCGGCCACCGTCTTCCCGACCGGGGCGCACTACGTGGCGCTCGGCCACCTGCACCGCGCCCAGCAGCTCGAAGCGCCCTGCCCGGTGCGCTACAGCGGCAGTCCGCTGCCCATCGACTTCGGCGAGGAGGACAACGTCGGGTCGGTCAGCATCGTCGACGTCACCGCCGGCACCGCCGCCCGGGTACGCGAGGTACCGGTGGACGCCGCGACCCCGCTGCGTACCGTCCGCGGCACCCTCGACGAACTGGCCGCCGGCGAGTACGGCGACGCCTGGCTGCGGGTGTTCATCCGGGAGACACCCCGGGCCGGGCTGCGTGAGGAGGTGCAGGCACTGCTGCCCCGGGCGTTGGACGTGCGCATCGACCCGGAGTTCGCCCGGTCCGCGTCCGCCGCCGGTGCGACGCGCACCCCGCAGCGGGCCGGCCGGGCACCCGGGCAACTGTTCGCCGACTACCTGGACGCGCGCGGGCACGGCGACGACGACGTACGGACCCTGTTCGACACGCTGTACGAGGAGGTGACCTCGTCGTGA
- a CDS encoding pyrimidine reductase family protein, which produces MVRLSAPYPRSDSTGHRSGRRMTDHPPAPDARTPDPPVRRFGPQPAGSVLDDPALIEAYAVAPHDQLRVNFVTSVDGAVAVAGRSAGLSGRADKRVFGVLRMLCDALLVGAGTLRQEQYRALRLDDRRRRWRRQHGLPTHPTLVVVSASLDLDPDQPALADAPTRPIVLTTTDAPAERRRRLARVAEIVPAGERTLDLTAGLSQLRTRGHRRLLCEGGPMLLGSLTAADLVDELCLTVSPLLAGAGAGRISAGPASPVRQLRLGQVLAADDGTLLLRYTRPDPTTTG; this is translated from the coding sequence CTGGTGCGACTGTCAGCACCGTACCCCCGCTCCGACTCCACCGGTCACCGGTCCGGCCGGCGAATGACCGACCACCCACCGGCCCCGGACGCGCGGACCCCGGACCCGCCGGTCCGCCGGTTCGGGCCACAGCCGGCCGGGTCCGTGCTGGACGACCCGGCCCTGATCGAGGCGTACGCCGTCGCGCCTCACGACCAGCTCAGGGTGAACTTCGTGACCAGCGTGGACGGGGCGGTCGCGGTGGCCGGCCGGTCCGCCGGGTTGTCCGGACGCGCGGACAAACGGGTCTTCGGCGTACTACGGATGCTCTGCGACGCGCTGCTGGTCGGTGCCGGCACCCTGCGCCAGGAGCAGTACCGGGCGCTGCGGCTGGACGACCGGCGCCGCCGCTGGCGCCGGCAGCACGGCCTACCCACCCATCCCACCCTGGTCGTCGTCTCCGCCTCGCTCGATCTCGACCCGGACCAACCGGCCCTGGCCGACGCACCGACGCGGCCGATCGTGCTCACCACGACCGACGCGCCGGCCGAACGGCGACGTCGACTGGCCCGGGTCGCGGAGATCGTCCCGGCCGGCGAGCGCACCCTCGATCTGACCGCCGGACTGAGCCAGCTGCGCACCCGTGGCCACCGTCGGCTGCTCTGCGAGGGTGGTCCGATGCTGCTCGGTTCGCTGACCGCCGCCGACCTGGTCGACGAACTCTGCCTGACGGTATCCCCGCTGCTCGCCGGTGCCGGTGCCGGCCGGATCAGCGCGGGTCCGGCCAGCCCGGTGCGGCAGCTACGGCTGGGCCAGGTGCTGGCCGCCGACGACGGCACGCTGCTGCTCCGCTACACCCGGCCCGACCCGACCACCACCGGATAG